TGAATCCCATTAAGAAGAAGTATTATATTAAAATTAATTCTCGCCAAATTACCACTTTAAATAGTGGTAATTTGGCGGATTATACATACATACATACATTTATATATACATATATATAAATATATAAAAATATATAAAAAAATATAATTTATATTAATAAATAGATATATTATATATATTCGCCAAAATCCCACTATTAGTGGGATTTTGGCGTAATAATATTATTCTTTTATTATAAAAATATGTATTTTTCTTTTTATATAAATAAAAGTTTAAATATATATTATATATTAAAATATATATTATATGTTAAAATATATATTATATATAAATAATATAACGCCAAAATCCCTCTTTAAGAGGGATTTTGGCGTATAAGATTATAATTATAATTATTAAAATTTTAATAATTTTTATTAATTTATTAATTATAAGTAGTAATTATAGACATAAATGTTAAATTATTAAATAATAATTTATCTAATAATATATATATATATATAATTTATATATATATGATATTATTTCTATTAATATATATATTAAATAAACATGAAAAACTTAAACATTATTAAAAATGAATTAAATAAAATTAATAATAATAATAAAAATCAAGTAAATTTATTAAAAGATTTATTATTATTATTAAATAATAAAAGATTAAACAACTCATTAAATAATAAGTATATTTGAAATTATTTAAATGAATTAAGTAATAAAGGTGTAAAATTACAACATTTAAATAATATGAATACTTGATCTTCACAAATTTATAAATTTAATAAAAATGAAGAAATTAATATTAATATTTATGATAGATTAGTTACTAAATTATTAACTAAATTATTAACTATTAATATTAATAATAATATCTTTAAATTAATTATTTCAAAACCTATCTTTGAACATAATATTAATAAAGTTAATATTAAATTCTTTTATTATATTTCTAATAATAATAAAAATAATAATATTAATAATGATAATAATAAATTAATTAATAGATTATATAATAATTATAAATTATCAATTAATGATAAATTAATTAATTTATTAAATAACAATTTAAATAGTATTAGTAATATTTTATCATTATATTATCAAAAAGATGTATCATTTGAGCCTATTCAATTAAAATATAATTATATGAATAGTGATATTTTAGCTAAATCTTTAAGAATTATGAATTCAAAAAGAAGTTTATCAATGAATAAAATTAAAAATTTAATTAATAATATGCCTAAATTAAATGATAAATTAATTAGTCAATCATATATTAATAATATTAATAATATTATGTTTAATAAATATAATAATATTATTACATCTATTAATAATAATAATGATAATGATAAATTATATAATATTGTATATAATAATCAAAATATTGATAGTATTGCTATGAATATTTTAATGTATAAATATTTAGTAGGTTTATCAATTCAATTAAAAGGTAGATTATCATCAAATAAATCTATTTCAAGATCAAATACTATGAATATTTTAAAAGGTACATTCAATAATTATAAAACTATTTGAGGTAATAGAATGATTAATACATATAAATTAAATTATATTCCGGTAAATCATAATATTACTAATATTTCTGATGTTAATAAAAATGGTAAATATAATATTAAAGTTAAATTAAATACTATTTAAATTATTATTAATTAATTAATTATTATAAATAAATACATAAATATTCTTTTTATATAATAATAATAGTAAGATTTACTAATAATAATTATTATTATTATGGCTCGTCCACTGCTTTAAAGCAGTGGACGAGCCATATATATATATATTATAGATACATATAATCTTTTATTCTCTTTTTAAATTATATTAAACCCGCGACTTTTTCACAATTAATGTGAAAAAGTCGCGGCTAATGTTAATTCTTACTAATAATATAAATATTATATAAAATATTATATAAATTATATAATATATAATTATATAAAATAAATTTATATATACATATATATATAACCGCCACTTTTCACCCATAATGGGTGAAAAGTGGCGGATAATATTTATTTAATACATATTATTATTTGTTAAATATTATATATAATAATATATTCTCTTATTTAATTAATATAATTATTATTATTTAATATATATTTATAATAATATATATAATAATATATATATCTAATATATATAGATCCACCGAAACCATCAATAAAATATTGATGGTTTCGGTGTATACAAATATTAATATTTACTAATAATAATAATTATTTATAATAATTATAATATTTATTTATATAAAAATGAACATATTAATTATATTATTCGCCAAAATCCCCTATTAATAGGGGATTTTGGCGATTATTATATATACATAAATTTTTAAATTATTATTATATAATAATATTACCCGCCACTTTTTCACATTGTGAAAAAGTGGCGGGGCAAATATTTAATATTATTTATATATAAAATATAAGTAAATTAGAAGATTATATATTAATATATAATATATAATAAATAAAAATAAAATAAAATAAAATAAAATAAAATTTAGGAGGGATCTCCAATGTTGGTAATTGGAGTTGAGCTGTAAACTCAATGACTGTGTTCTTCATAGGTTCGATTCCTATTCCCTTCAATATAAATATATAAAATATATAAAATATAAAAATATATAAATATTTATTAAAGCCCCATTTTACTTATTTAATAAGTAAAATGGGGCATAATCATATATTTTATTATAAATAAATAATATATTAAAATATATATATATTATAAAGTTTTTATAGCTTAATGGTTAAAGCTTCTCACTGTTAATGAGATGATATAGGTTCAATTCCTATTAAAAACTATTATTATATTTATTAATAAAGGGGTTATAGTTAAATTTGGTAGAACGAATGCTTTGCATGCATTTAATATGAGTTCAAGTCTCATTAACTCCATATATATATATATATATATATTTATATAATTTATAATAATTAATTATAATTAATATATATCCCGAAATTACACTTAGTGTAATTTCGGGATTTATAAATAGTATTAATATTATAATATAATAATATTATATATATTAAAAAGAAACTATAATTCAATCGGTTAGAATAGTATTTTGATAAGGTACCAATATAGGTTCAAGTCCTATTAGTTTCAATATTAAATTTATTTATAATACCGCATTAATTACCTATTTAAATAGGTAATTAATGCGGTCAATTAATTAATTAATAATAATATAATTATTATTATTATTTATATTTATTATATTATATTATATATATATTTATATAATGGATGGTTGACTGAGTGGTTTAAGGTGTAATACTTGAGATATTATAAGTCTTTTAGGCTTCGTAGGTTCAAATCCTACACCATTCGAATATTATATTATATTATAATAAATTATATTATATTATTTTTTGTTATAAAAATTTATATTATTAT
This genomic window from Kluyveromyces marxianus DMKU3-1042 mitochondrial DNA, complete genome contains:
- the VAR1 gene encoding ribosomal protein VAR1 (mitochondrial), encoding MNMKNLNIIKNELNKINNNNKNQVNLLKDLLLLLNNKRLNNSLNNKYIWNYLNELSNKGVKLQHLNNMNTWSSQIYKFNKNEEININIYDRLVTKLLTKLLTININNNIFKLIISKPIFEHNINKVNIKFFYYISNNNKNNNINNDNNKLINRLYNNYKLSINDKLINLLNNNLNSISNILSLYYQKDVSFEPIQLKYNYMNSDILAKSLRIMNSKRSLSMNKIKNLINNMPKLNDKLISQSYINNINNIMFNKYNNIITSINNNNDNDKLYNIVYNNQNIDSIAMNILMYKYLVGLSIQLKGRLSSNKSISRSNTMNILKGTFNNYKTIWGNRMINTYKLNYIPVNHNITNISDVNKNGKYNIKVKLNTI